The segment AGAGgaaaatatcacatcaacaccttTGGTAGAATGAGGAATTTAATATGTCTAGGAGATGGTGTCAGTGCTTCATTGTGCACAAACTGGTATTGTGCAGATATTTTATGCGTATATAGAGCATGTCTTTGACAATTGTAAAACTGCGACTACACTTTGAGTTTGTACTTTGTCCTTCGACAGgaccctgaggaggacgagCCTAATCTTAGAATCCTGCTGGAGCATCGCTTCTCCAAGGAAAAGAGCAAAAGCGTGAAACAGACGTGTGACAAGTGTAGCGCCATCATCTGGGGCCTTATCCAGACTTGGTATACATGCACAGGTGAGACACTCCATCCAACGTATGAGTCTGATACAGCACTGTGAAGGTAAATGTTGTGCTGAACTCCTAAATCATTAAAAATGGTTGCTTGCTCTAAACCAAGGTTTTTCTTGAGATGTAAAAGCTAGAGCCCGACCGATCTGGATTTTTGAGGGGACGATATTAATATTAGAGAgcaaaaataaatcagattttgACATATtggtcaatatatatatatatatatatatatatatatatattagcctTTGCGCTCTCTTTTTTTATGCAAATATATgttggttgaataaaacttttttcttttcttttttaaatcaaacaaacaaccaaaccttTACACAATTAAATCTGAGCCCATCTGTAGAAGCagtgttgagccagttcacacttaaaaaagAACCAGTTCcaagttcagttcatgcagatgaaaatgaactagttcacgttcatagttcattttttgttgggatgatttaggtgacaAACGTACGGTCATGTGTTTGGTTATGAGTCGATTCGGTCGGATCAGTCATTGTTACCCTGACGGTGAGCGTCACggctcgtgttgtactgagcacacaATGTTGACGAGTCccttttcatgatgtttaaatgcagcctcataaactctggaacGAATCGAACAAACACTAAGttacttcatgtactgatcaggtcGTGATAACTAGTGAGGAGTATTTTATGAGTGAGGATAATTAGTTTGTGGCAGTGGTGCTTGCCACAGGGCTCTCACAGACACAGCCAGAGACGATCATGTTGCTTTCCCTAATGTTGACAGccctaataaatatatataaacattgtCAATGATTCCTGacatgttgttatcaaaccattatcacaaagaaatgtaatcaaGGCTTAATATTTTATAGTTTATCCATTAAATTTactataaataaaactgaaatgcaACCACATTTAGAGCTTGAATTAAGAAATTAAACATAAATTcttcacattatttattttgtcaaataaaagtCTTCATATAAATGCAGATCGTCATATGTCTGTGAGAGGCTCATATCGGCCAACCAATAATCAACCAACCAAACCGAACAACCAATCCTGTGTCACACTCGCATGATGTTACTTTGTCTAATTATCGTACAATAAATTGTCACACCGGCATGTACTTATCCATTTCCTCCCAGGTTGCTACTACCGTTGCCATAGTAAGTGTATGAACCTGATCACTAAGCCCTgcgtgaggtcaaaggtcagccaCCAGTCGGCGTACGAGCTCAGCATCTGCCCTGAGATAGGACTTGACCGCCAAGACTACCGGTGTGCAGAATGCCGCACGCCTATTTCACTGAGTGAGTATGAGGATATGTTGCTGCCATAAATCTCAGATATGGATTCATCAGAAAATCTGACTTATTTCAGTCATTCACTGTAAAATGTTGGTGTTTGCACTGCAGGCGTTTTGCCTGGTTTCCTCAACAACAACTATTGTACTTTTGCTGATTGGAGTCTTGTGTTCTTTGTTTAGTGAATTTTGTATCTATAATGAAGTAGCATTTTTATTTCTGAGAGTCATAAGCTTGATTTATCATCAGATAGTGTGGCTGCCTGATCGGGCTTTGGATACAATTGATCCAGTTTCTGCAACTTGTTGTGTACTGTACCATATTTATCTTGCAGGGGGTGTGCCAACTGAGGCCAGACAGTGTGACTACACTGGCCAATATTACTGCAGCACATGCCACTGgaatgacacggccattgtccCAGCTCGTGTCATCCACAACTGGGAGTTTGAACCACGCAAGGTACAACAACCGCAGAAAACAAGTAAAACGACATGTaacaacatctcctcctcattaATATACCAACTAATGACAATTCTTTTTAAGCTAACATCAActgcgcatgcacacacatgtttaAGTGAACATATCATCATTCGGCGGTTGTTGCTGACGGTTCCCTGATTGGAAAACATGCGTCCCAGACCACCTTAAATGTGCTCTGACTGATCGGATTTGGGACGCATCCGGGTGTGTTCAGTCCCGAACTTGGCACTGGTCTGAAAAGGGTCTCTGTTAACACTAACTGTAACTGCTGAAACAGTCTCAAATTGTAGTCCTCTGCTTTATAACACAATAACAGAATTACACAGAATTGTATTACAGTATAAAATAAACTTCAGGGATCCACTCCATCACTTTCACTTGTCATTGTCAATAGAACGGTCACGAGAAGGACTGAACAGCCGGTGATAATCATGTTTTCTGTGTCTCCCGGGAGCTTTGCCAAGTCATAAAAAAGTCACTCAAGAGGGAGTCAGCTTAATGTTGTTTAAACATCTATACTACAGTAATATAAATGCCTGGTTATGAAGGCCAGTCAGCATCTGACCTATTTTCTAGTTTAACCCAGATCAGAAGGAGGGTTGCTATTCCTGGTCAGGTGAAGCACAATGGCTGTCCGCCAATTCAGGTTTCACCTACGTCACCTTGTCGGTATGAAAGGTCCATTATCGTGTTGACATGGGCATATCCAGCCAGTCCACTGTCTGAAGGTGTGTCTCCTTTTTCAGGTTTGTCGCTCCTCGATGCGCTACCTGGCCCTGATGATCTCACGCCCTGTGCTAAAGCTGAAAGAAATCAACCCTCTGCTGTTCAACTTtgtggaggagctggtggagatcaGGGTGCGTAACTTCAATTTTCTGGAGGCTTGTTGGTAAAAACCCAGCAACAAGAGATGGAAGTGAAAGGGTTCTCAAGCTGAATGAAACCAGAGGCACAGTTCTAGTTGTACTTGACAGTCTTTCTCAGTTCTAGCTCTAGCCATTGACTCCTTCACCATagttactgttgttgttttgtcacACCACCCATTCTAACACAATCAGATGATGTTATGATGAAGTTCAAACAACTGTTGAATCCAGTTCTGCCAGCAGGAGCACTGGACGAGGACAtcaactgcagctctgtgcatTAAGTGAGACGGATGTGTTTTCCTTCACAGAAACTTCGTCAAGATGTTCTGCTGATGAAACCTTATTTTATTACCTGCAAGGAGGCGATGGAGGCTCGGCTACTGCTACAGGTCGGCAACGATTTACAGCTTCTATTTACCACGATTAAAATGATATGTGCTCTCACAACGTCATCTGCAGGACAGTGGCATATGTACCCCATAAGTAACATGTAACAACAGCACCACAGTGTGGTGGAGTTGGGGAACTGAATTACCAAAGGTTGCTGTTATTAAACTTGCAGTGACACTAGTCAGTTTATACAAATAAAGCTGGCTGTTTGATTtcagaatatttaaaatgttgaaacaaATTGATAATTTTGGATGTTGGATGCTGCAGGATGACCCAATGAGATAGTTTCAtatctgtttttctgtctgcaaGGTTGTCTGCATATGTGTTATGAAGCAGtttcccactgtgtgtgtgtgtgtgtttgtgttctccaGCTACATGATCGGCAGCACTTCGTGGAGAACAACGACATGTACTCACTACAGGATTTGATCGACATCTCCAGTGGCAGACTCAGCTGTTCCCTCACAGAGATCCATACTACATTTGCCAAACACATAAAACTAGATTGTGAGGTGAGCtcatacattaaacacaaaggaaaaataTGATGGTACCGCTGATTTCTCTTTGTTAGAAAGTATAACACCTTATTTGGTTGTAGAGATCCTGTGGTCCTCAGAGAAATCtgactttgttttctcttttgtatgtatgtgcgtgctgtgtacttgtgtgtttgtgtgcgtgtagtgGTGTCAAGCCAAAGGATTTGTGTGCGAGCTGTGTAAGGAGGGAGACATCTTGTTCCCATTCGACAGTCATACCTCAGTCTGCCACGACTGCTCAGCTGTCTTCCACAGGTTAGTCACCAACCAGCCATTTATCAGAGTGTTGAGGTTAAAGAGAATGTGTGAAGCTACTAGTAACCCCAAACACCTCAAGCTACTGGTATACACTGGTCAAAGATTACCAGTTAACCTGAGCTGCTTTTCAACACTGAAGTCcaggaggggctgtatgtgaaaaAGCACGACTGGTCACGCCCTGCCCCCTGCATGCTCTATCCGGGTGCCGCCCGTCTCCTACATGTTTAGGGCGTGTTCCTGTTGTCGTGAATGCGTCTGACCCAGACAATCTCCTCCTGCGAAAAAAGGCAAACTTTTATTTCCAGAGTTCATTTCTGAAAAACCGCAATACTTTTAAACTGCATCCagagaaataagaaaacaagTTCATCCCACACAACTGGTAGCAGCATGGTACAATTTCCTGAACACTGAACCATCATTTAAAAAGCCATTACCCAGATGGATACATTAATCTGATATCTAGTCTATGTAACAATTAGTTACAGGTTGTATTCTCCCTCAAACACCCAGGACCTGCTGTTCTCTTATGATAGAATGCAATCGAATTGTTggtctttgttttgtctctttagaGATTGTTATTATGACAACTCCACAACTTGTCCGCGATGTGCCCGAATGACTGAAAGGAAGCAGGACGACGAGTCGGATGTGAAAGACACGTAGCTCCGGAGAGGACCACCCGCTATTACTGGATGTTTCACTTTGCCTCATgttctgttcccccccccccccggtcaaGGAAGACTGATTAAGTTTTTCGCCCTTTGGTTTTATCACATGTTCAAATTGTAGGGTTTTCCGGTGCACTACATCATGAAGCAGGGAACAGAAACCCATCTggaaattaatatatatatatatatatatttttagcaAATCTTTTGATTCCTGTTGTAATTGGTCGAATGAACACTGTAGGTGTGAAGTGAGGTAGTCACATTAGTGTGTCTGCTTGTATAAATGCACAATATGAATAACCTACAGTGAAACGATACATGGAAGTGGGTGCTTGTTCATGCAGAAGCTGTTTATCAATCCTTAAAAGCCTCAACTGCATTAATCTATACTGCTAACTTCGCTGAATGCTAAACTTGAAGGTTATTGTGTGCAACAGTGGTGGATTTTAACAGTCACAGTAAGTTCAGCCTCAAAAGAGAAACTTAAAAGATGATATTAACCAAAAACTCACCTTTCAGTTTCCagctatgtttttattttaatagtcTAAATCTTGCAAACATGTCAGAAAAGGCTAAGCTGCGAATTTAAAGTGTATTTGGTCATGTAAGTTATTATTGCATAACAAAAAATCCAGTTTGTTTACAAAAGGAAATTGATTAAATCTCCAATCATAACATCACTGTAGCTTCTGTTTAACGTCATTTAACATAATCTGCCTTCACCTCCAACTGTTTATTTCCCATGTAATGACCCTAAAACACTCTGTACTCGTCCTCCGTCTGTGTTACGTGCCTGATCTCCTCTCAGCGTCATAATCTGTTGTTCTGAGAAACATTTCATGAGGTCTTACAAATATTCCCAGGCCctaaaaacaatatttctttGTAGCATCCTGTTTGCACATCAGCACACAACACAGCCCTCCTCTGAGTCGGTTAATTCTTTCAATTAGCCATTCTGGATACTGGAAAGAATACTAACATATAATCGTTTGACAATAAAGTTGTATCTACACTCTTTAAAACCATAATTAAAATGATTGCGTATAATCAAAGCATGCATTACCAGAACATTTCATTGTAAGTTTAACcgataaagaaaagaaacgtGAGAGTTTAATAATCTTTTCCTTATATTCAGAACTGTGAAGTCATGTCAGCCCGTTTGATCTGTGTTTACTCTGCTTCAGTTCAGTGCAGCGTCAGTGTCGTGAATAGATGTGAACATTCATGAACATAGGGGGCCTAGGATTGTCAGGTAACATACAGCTGTTAACCTCATGATAATACTTAGCTCTCAGTCTCAACATATCTACAGCACATTTTGTCACAGAGATTGACCCAGAGGTTACAGCGCCACCTCTGGTAATAACGTGTAAATGTTGACCTCgtgtatttgttttaaaaataatgagTCTTGGCTGTGATATCTTCAGCATGATGTACTGTATTTTCTCAGATGTACATAGTGTTGGTTAAAGCCATGCCCTGTTGTGGAGTCATGTGGAGTCGAGCATGAATAAAATTAAGTATATCAAAGGTGCAGCGGTTTGTCAAAGATTCACATTTTCACGAATTTGATCGAATATGAATTTTGGGCCAGAGTGGTAGAGGGGTGTAAATCTAAACTATTTTGAATTTATAACATCCATGTATCTTTCCTTTATCTACACTGCTTGTACTTTCCCAGCTAACACTGGGGGGAGGTGGGCTACactctggacaggtcaccagtgtatcacagATATAGAGACAATCATTTATACCTTCAGAgtttcccatctgcatgtctttggaataCGGGAGGAAGCTCGAGTTTATTTTACAACAATACATCATATTTTCTTTGCAAAATCCCAAATCTGCAAGTGTCTTCAGCCGTCAGATAAAGCTGAGAGGTGAGAATGCTCTCCCAACTCACTCTGTGGGACACAGAAACAAGATCTTTAGATTAATATTAAGGAAATTGTTTGAAAATGGCTCTTTCTCTCaatttgaaagaaaatgaatctgCTGAATCTGCACAAAAATGAATGTAAATAACCGAATGCAGACgaataacctccttggctgagCTAATTAATCTTCTGTCGATTGGGTAATTGTGTATAAATAGAAAGTcgcattattattttaataataataatgtttatatagcatcttttaaaatagctaTTACAAGTTCCTTTgaaaggaggagaaataaaaacaagaaaacaactaCTAGAAGCAAATTAAAATTGccatttaaaatcaaagacagCTAATTATATCatgtcaaatgtaaaaagtaGCAGATACAATAATAAAAGGACTAAAGAAACATAAGTATTGCAAAATCTCAATTAAGGTACTAAATGTACAATGAGTAGATACAGATAGGTAGGGCAGCATGTGGAGTGGTCACGCCCACTCTGCTGCACGTGAAGCAGCACACTGTTACATGAGTGATGTGTATACTCGGGTCTTTATGCAACGTCGTGTTCAGTACACTGTGTACCATACGGGTGTGTTGAGATTTACCACAGTCACCGTGCAGAGTCAGAGTCCTAAACTCGATATGTGTGGCACAGAGGTGTCATGAATGTGGACCGCATGGAGAGCAGTGCATTCTGCGGTGCGGGAACAGAATGTACCCGCTGACCCCGTCCTTTGTGTGGGTCCTGTGTGAGACACACGCCCCCTGCAGCACCGACCTGCAGAGCAGCACTGACACAGGCAACTTCGCGACGCCACCGTGCTCCTTGTCAGCGTTGCATCTTCTTGGCTCCTCCATGGCTCGGGCGGTCCAGTGAAGTTCAGCCGGGAGAAGAAGCGCACTTCATGGCTCTCCTCTTCGTGAGCGTCGGGCCCTTCCGGAGCCGAGTGCGGTCGGTCCGGACGTGGAGCCGAGACTTGTTCACGATCCCGGCTACTTTCCACTCCAGCGGCGCCCTGGAGGCGGTACGGTGACACGCTTGTTTATTACAGAGCCTCTCTATCGTGCATTGTGTTATTCACAACCGCTACTTGTATATGCACGAAACAGTGGTGTTTTGCAGCCCTAACCCACTTTGGTCCTGTTCAGACCGGATGTTAGTGGACAGAGCAAATCTGGAATTACTGCAGCACTGTTTGAGTATCACTCATTCAGGATACTTCCGAGCTATCACCCCTTGGTTtgcatttacttttttttaaatgggtcaTGCAAACGTTTGCAATTTTGCAGACATGTAAACTGCATCTTCAATAATAACAATGAGAACATGAATAGTTATAAAATAATGTGCATCTAAAACTCAGTTATTTGTGGGGATTAACAGCTCAATGGACTTTTTCAATTGCAGGTTGGATTTCTCAGTGACTGGCCTTTTCATAAATAACCaaaattttcaaaataagatgtaACAGAGGTTTTTATTGTCTGACACAGACTTGACTTTCTTCTGTGGACTGCTGAAGTGGAACAAACCAGATAAAGTCCAGACAGTGTATTTACCTGATCATTAAAAGAGCTGCTGAATGTTTCTTAATTTATTGACACGAGTTCCattgaaacaaaaacatgtaacaCGCTGACACACAATCTAACAAACTGTTCTTGGCTTCACCACCATCCCTGACCTGTACCATTATAATGGGAAATGTCTCTGGCTGCTGGACTTTGGATGGTAAATGTTCAGCTAATATTAGCTGTAACTTTGGGTTATATAGGGACAGATATGTAGAGAAATTAATAGAATCCTTTTGTTCAAAAAATATATCCAATATAGAtgaattgtattattatatttgttaatcctttatttgtttttcatatattccatgatttaaaatatgtaaacatgtatttataaACATCTTACCAAGATGTCTGTCAAATATTTTGCACTTTTCATTCATCTTCATTATAGTGGTCTGCAGAAATAACCAATATAATAACATGA is part of the Pleuronectes platessa chromosome 1, fPlePla1.1, whole genome shotgun sequence genome and harbors:
- the def8 gene encoding differentially expressed in FDCP 8 homolog isoform X1 — encoded protein: MEYDEKLTLFRQARLNPFDRGEEEDDPQGGKTPPQHEARPELFSGSRTHSSDRTMYLGLAEDHFSRPVGSFVPSDIEQLQMAIEECKKLILELPEHSERQKDTVVKLIHLRLKLQELKDPEEDEPNLRILLEHRFSKEKSKSVKQTCDKCSAIIWGLIQTWYTCTGCYYRCHSKCMNLITKPCVRSKVSHQSAYELSICPEIGLDRQDYRCAECRTPISLRGVPTEARQCDYTGQYYCSTCHWNDTAIVPARVIHNWEFEPRKVCRSSMRYLALMISRPVLKLKEINPLLFNFVEELVEIRKLRQDVLLMKPYFITCKEAMEARLLLQLHDRQHFVENNDMYSLQDLIDISSGRLSCSLTEIHTTFAKHIKLDCEWCQAKGFVCELCKEGDILFPFDSHTSVCHDCSAVFHRDCYYDNSTTCPRCARMTERKQDDESDVKDT
- the def8 gene encoding differentially expressed in FDCP 8 homolog isoform X2; its protein translation is MYLGLAEDHFSRPVGSFVPSDIEQLQMAIEECKKLILELPEHSERQKDTVVKLIHLRLKLQELKDPEEDEPNLRILLEHRFSKEKSKSVKQTCDKCSAIIWGLIQTWYTCTGCYYRCHSKCMNLITKPCVRSKVSHQSAYELSICPEIGLDRQDYRCAECRTPISLRGVPTEARQCDYTGQYYCSTCHWNDTAIVPARVIHNWEFEPRKVCRSSMRYLALMISRPVLKLKEINPLLFNFVEELVEIRKLRQDVLLMKPYFITCKEAMEARLLLQLHDRQHFVENNDMYSLQDLIDISSGRLSCSLTEIHTTFAKHIKLDCEWCQAKGFVCELCKEGDILFPFDSHTSVCHDCSAVFHRDCYYDNSTTCPRCARMTERKQDDESDVKDT